The following are encoded together in the Humulus lupulus chromosome 5, drHumLupu1.1, whole genome shotgun sequence genome:
- the LOC133779309 gene encoding uncharacterized protein LOC133779309, which translates to MHDGGEIDVWACYTAISVASILNILDDELVQNVGNYILSCQTCEGGIGGEPNSEAHGGYTFCGLATMILINEVHRLDLSRLIDWLVFCQGRECGFQGRTNKLVDGCYSFWQGGSFALLRRFGSFIDEQLVRPNDVGRCSTSTVSDIPEQGGLNASFHVNYNDIGHNFITTCPVMEHLFNSHALQQYILLCTQSMQVQEGGLRDFLWAEKVSTDRISVQDSSGKKVEAQILPILNATFSVRNYYVRAYLGESPRETIKYWLAFTVSVPPIGFSTYIISTTKQTGSSVAISSVYMSEESIDNTIEVGQGILKLIYSARDGKLSHYANNRNLITASAEQSYSYYSGNDGTDKDPQASGAYVFRPNGTFPIKSDSQASLTMVRGPVLDEVHQRLNPWIS; encoded by the exons ATGCATGATGGTGGAGAAATTGATGTTTGGGCCTGCTATACTGCCATTTCA GTTGCAAGTATTTTGAACATTTTGGATGATGAACTAGTTCAGAATGTTGGAAATTACATATTAAG CTGTCAGACTTGCGAAGGTGGCATTGGTGGAGAACCTAACTCTGAAGCTCATGGTGG GTACACCTTTTGTGGGTTGGCTACAATGATTTTGATCAATGAGGTCCATCGTTTGGACTTGTCTCGTTTAATT GATTGGCTGGTATTTTGTCAAGGAAGGGAGTGTGGATTTCAAGGGAGAACCAATAAATTGGTTGATGGATGCTATTCCTTTTGGCAG GGAGGTTCTTTTGCATTATTACGAAGATTCGGTTCATTTATTGATGAACAACTGGTGAGGCCAAATGATGTTGGACGTTGCAGCACTTCCACAGTATCTGATATACCTGAACAGGGAG GTCTAAATGCTTCTTTCCATGTGAATTACAATGATATTGGTCATAACTTTATCACAACATGTCCAGTAATGGAGCACCTTTTCAACAGCCATGCATTGCAGCAATACATACTTCTATGCACACAG TCGATGCAGGTGCAAGAGGGGGGACTCAGAGACTTTCTTTGG gcTGAGAAG GTTTCCACTGACAGAATTAGTGTTCAGGATTCTAGTGGGAAGAAAGTTGAAGCCCAAATTCTTCCTATATTGAATGCCACTTTTAGTGTTAGAAATTATTATGTGAGAGCATATTTGGGTGAATCTCCGAGAGAAACAATTAAATATTGGCTTGCATTTACAGTGTCAGTACCGCCAATTGGTTTCAGCACTTACATAATTTCTACCACTAAACAAACAG GCTCTAGTGTAGCCATTTCTTCTGTGTACATGTCAGAAGAAAGTATAGACAACACTATAGAAGTTGGACAAGGAATTTTGAAGCTAATTTATTCAGCTCGTGATGGAAAGCTTTCACACTATGCTAACAACAGAAATTTG ATTACAGCATCTGCAGAACAGTCATACAGTTATTACAGTGGAAACGATGGAACTGATAAAGATCCACAG GCTTCTGGAGCATATGTCTTTCGTCCAAATGGCACATTTCCAATCAAATCCGATAGCCAG GCTTCTCTAACTATGGTTCGAGGTCCGGTACTGGATGAAGTACACCAACGGCTCAATCCATGGATATCTTAG
- the LOC133780507 gene encoding ubiquitin carboxyl-terminal hydrolase 9-like, whose product MLMRFFCLQRFMNIRFFDIWKTPQSYWLQLRRMTTYRLSKNVVGRSRVEIIHRPHEKCPSDSVKGCQGKLIGTPFVTYLKEPICGANVEAGVTRLLSPLKRTRPSVKLQNGKENGFEKEVIEEPSNNYNSKNLSMDDTEVEEKSSEALFLC is encoded by the exons ATGTTGATGAGATTCTTCTGCTTGCAGAG GTTTATGAACATAAGATTTTTTGATATTTGGAAAACCCCTCAGAGCTATTGGCTCCAATTAAGGAGGATGAccacttatagactttctaaaaACGTCGTGGGAAGATCCAGAGTTGAAATAATTCATCGACCACATGAAAA GTGCCCGTCAGACAGTGTTAAGGGTTGTCAGGGAAAGCTTATCGGTACCCCTTTTGTTACTTATTTAAAAGAGCCAATATGTGGAGCCAATGTTGAAGCCGGTGTTACTAGATTGTTGTCACCTTTGAAGAGAACGCGTCCTTCAGTTAAGCTCCAGAATGGTAAGGAAAATGGATTTGAAAAAGAGGTTATTGAAGAACCATCAAACAACTACAATTCTAAGAACCTGTCAATGGATGATACAGAAGTAGAGGAAAAATCCAGCGAAGCGTTATttctgtgttga